One Halosegnis longus DNA window includes the following coding sequences:
- a CDS encoding molybdopterin molybdotransferase MoeA — MHDSAIKRVTSLVDARRALTDIVPAPTETATLPLARADGRVLARDAHASDPAPPEPRTTAAGVAVHASATLDAGERTPVRLRESAGPPDEDEATPVSAGEPLPDGATAVVPNGAVETAGGEISVTTPVAEGQNVADVGSDIEPGDPLVPAGTRLTPALLGTLATAGHGNVACYVEPTVGVVPVGRPERVTATGRTLAGLVARWGGHPEARDPVEPESHAVRPALQRDLTRDVIVTVGGTEAGDESVVPGVVDTLGERLVHGVAMAPGRATTLGVVEETPVVSIPGTVVGSLVAATQLVRPALEQAGGGTLSPIPTTEAQLTGKLASVPGERTFARVTLDDETATPVATGAATRWSTVASADGWVAVPEASEGYDAGESVTVERWEL; from the coding sequence ATGCACGATTCGGCTATCAAGCGCGTCACCTCGCTCGTCGACGCCCGACGAGCGCTCACGGACATCGTCCCCGCGCCGACGGAGACGGCGACGCTCCCGCTCGCTCGGGCCGACGGGCGCGTCCTCGCGCGCGACGCCCACGCCAGCGACCCCGCGCCACCGGAGCCACGGACCACGGCCGCGGGCGTCGCCGTCCACGCGAGCGCGACTCTCGATGCGGGCGAGCGCACGCCGGTCCGGCTGCGCGAGAGCGCCGGTCCGCCGGACGAGGACGAGGCGACGCCGGTCTCCGCTGGCGAGCCGCTACCCGACGGTGCGACGGCGGTCGTTCCGAACGGGGCGGTCGAGACTGCTGGCGGCGAGATTTCGGTTACCACACCCGTCGCCGAGGGGCAAAACGTCGCCGACGTGGGGAGCGACATCGAGCCCGGCGACCCGCTCGTTCCCGCGGGGACGCGGCTGACTCCGGCGCTTCTCGGGACGCTCGCGACCGCCGGCCACGGGAACGTGGCCTGCTACGTCGAGCCGACGGTCGGCGTCGTCCCGGTCGGGCGACCCGAGCGCGTCACCGCCACGGGCCGGACGCTCGCCGGACTCGTCGCCAGATGGGGCGGCCACCCGGAGGCGCGCGACCCCGTCGAACCCGAGTCACACGCGGTTCGGCCGGCGCTCCAGCGCGACCTGACGCGCGATGTCATCGTCACCGTCGGCGGTACGGAGGCGGGCGACGAGTCGGTCGTCCCCGGCGTCGTCGATACCCTCGGCGAACGGCTCGTCCACGGGGTCGCGATGGCTCCCGGTCGGGCGACGACGCTGGGCGTCGTCGAGGAGACGCCCGTCGTCTCGATTCCCGGAACGGTCGTCGGGAGTCTCGTCGCTGCGACACAGCTCGTACGGCCGGCACTCGAACAAGCGGGCGGAGGGACGCTCTCGCCGATACCGACGACTGAGGCACAACTGACCGGAAAGCTGGCGTCCGTGCCGGGAGAGCGGACCTTCGCCCGAGTGACGCTCGACGACGAGACGGCGACCCCGGTTGCGACGGGCGCGGCGACAAGGTGGTCGACCGTCGCGAGCGCGGACGGCTGGGTCGCCGTCCCCGAGGCGAGCGAGGGGTACGACGCCGGCGAGTCGGTGACCGTCGAACGGTGGGAGCTGTGA
- a CDS encoding TatD family hydrolase — protein MQPILDNHLHLDPVNGQGAAAVDDFVNAGGTHLLVLNKPSWHLVGEVDGEAGFRETFDLTVEVTERASEKLPGCAWPVLGVHPGLISQLLDRGYDPEAARDLMQTGLDVAGEYVADGTALAIKSGRPHYDVDDAVWEASNEVLRHAFAVGAEQDCAVQLHTEGGDAFPDIAEWAADAGLPAERVVKHYSEGPIEGATASVIARKDELEAAAESGEPFLMETDFIDDPDRPGAVLGPKTVPRRVTWLREAGYDAAMDQAHVETPKEIYGIDTAATLD, from the coding sequence ATGCAGCCGATTCTCGACAACCACCTCCATCTCGACCCGGTGAACGGACAGGGGGCCGCCGCGGTGGACGATTTCGTCAACGCCGGCGGCACCCACCTGCTCGTGCTCAACAAGCCGTCGTGGCACCTCGTCGGCGAGGTCGACGGCGAGGCGGGCTTTCGGGAGACGTTCGACCTCACGGTCGAGGTGACCGAACGCGCGAGCGAGAAGCTCCCCGGCTGCGCGTGGCCCGTGCTCGGCGTCCATCCCGGACTCATCTCGCAGTTGCTCGACCGCGGCTACGACCCCGAGGCGGCCCGTGACCTGATGCAGACCGGGCTGGACGTGGCAGGCGAGTACGTCGCCGACGGCACAGCGCTCGCTATCAAATCCGGGCGGCCACACTACGACGTGGACGACGCGGTGTGGGAAGCCTCGAACGAGGTACTGCGCCACGCGTTCGCGGTCGGGGCCGAACAGGACTGTGCGGTCCAACTCCACACGGAGGGTGGCGACGCGTTCCCCGACATCGCGGAGTGGGCCGCAGATGCCGGATTGCCGGCCGAGCGGGTCGTCAAGCACTACTCCGAGGGACCAATCGAGGGGGCGACGGCGAGCGTCATCGCCCGGAAGGACGAACTCGAAGCCGCGGCCGAATCGGGCGAGCCGTTCCTCATGGAGACCGACTTCATCGACGACCCCGACCGCCCGGGTGCGGTGCTCGGTCCGAAGACCGTCCCGCGGCGCGTCACGTGGCTCCGCGAGGCCGGCTACGACGCGGCGATGGACCAAGCGCACGTCGAGACGCCGAAGGAGATCTACGGTATCGACACCGCGGCGACGCTCGACTAG
- a CDS encoding sodium:calcium antiporter, with protein MFFGLVPATPPAAVLVIAATTAVIWLGSGWLEHSADELAAYYGLPAVVQGSVVVAVGSSFPELASVVITALGDSFSMGVGAIVGSAIFNILVIPALAGIAADGPVSADRTIVYKEAQFYMIAVSALVITFALGVIYYPTEVSRLGGQVTRPLAAIPLALYGLYLFIQWQDVSDHEADRVDDVDVWRSWGLLTLGLAFILLGVESLVGAIEVLNASFGIPEFLAGVTILAAATSLPDALVSVRAARGGDGITSLGNVLGSNTFDLLVAIPVGVLIAGSAPISFAVAAPMFGVLTLATILLFTLLRTDLTLTGREASLLAVAYLAFVGWVLAETLGVSSVIVGV; from the coding sequence ATGTTCTTCGGACTCGTGCCGGCGACGCCACCGGCCGCCGTGCTCGTCATCGCCGCCACGACGGCCGTCATCTGGCTGGGAAGCGGCTGGCTCGAGCACTCCGCGGACGAACTCGCCGCCTACTACGGACTGCCGGCGGTCGTCCAGGGGTCGGTCGTCGTCGCCGTCGGCTCCAGCTTTCCGGAGCTGGCGAGCGTCGTCATCACCGCGCTCGGCGACTCCTTCTCGATGGGCGTCGGCGCTATCGTCGGCTCCGCCATCTTCAACATCCTCGTGATTCCGGCGCTCGCAGGCATCGCCGCCGACGGCCCGGTCTCGGCCGACCGCACTATCGTCTACAAGGAGGCCCAGTTCTACATGATTGCCGTCTCCGCGCTCGTCATCACCTTCGCGCTCGGCGTCATCTACTATCCGACCGAGGTGAGCCGACTCGGGGGTCAGGTCACCCGCCCGCTGGCCGCGATTCCGCTCGCGCTGTACGGACTGTATCTGTTCATCCAGTGGCAGGACGTGAGCGACCACGAGGCCGACCGCGTCGACGATGTCGACGTGTGGCGAAGCTGGGGACTGTTGACGCTCGGGTTGGCATTCATTCTGCTCGGCGTGGAGTCGCTCGTGGGCGCAATCGAGGTGTTGAACGCCAGCTTCGGGATTCCGGAGTTCCTCGCGGGCGTGACGATTCTGGCCGCCGCGACGAGTCTGCCGGACGCGCTCGTCAGCGTGCGGGCCGCCCGGGGCGGCGACGGCATCACCAGCCTCGGCAACGTCCTCGGGTCGAACACCTTCGACTTGCTCGTCGCGATTCCGGTGGGCGTCCTCATCGCCGGGAGCGCCCCGATTTCGTTTGCCGTCGCCGCGCCGATGTTCGGCGTGTTGACGCTCGCGACGATTCTCCTCTTTACGCTTTTGCGGACGGACCTCACCCTCACGGGTCGGGAGGCGTCTCTGCTCGCCGTCGCCTACCTCGCCTTCGTCGGCTGGGTACTCGCCGAGACGCTCGGCGTGTCGAGCGTCATCGTCGGCGTCTGA
- a CDS encoding NYN domain-containing protein yields MDEQARVGVFVDGPNVFREEFDVDLDEIRDTADTEGRLAVKRLYVDEGAPPELIRAAEARGFEVTVTSGDVDVKLAVDMTEFVATGQLDTVVVVSRDTDFKPAVEVANRHGLRTVALAPGEHGRSDALANAAHAHVTLGRTE; encoded by the coding sequence ATGGACGAGCAAGCGCGGGTCGGCGTCTTCGTCGACGGGCCGAACGTCTTCCGCGAGGAGTTCGACGTGGACCTCGACGAGATTCGCGACACGGCGGACACAGAGGGTCGGCTCGCGGTGAAACGACTGTACGTGGACGAGGGCGCACCCCCGGAGCTGATTCGGGCCGCCGAGGCCCGCGGCTTCGAGGTGACGGTCACCAGCGGCGACGTGGACGTGAAGCTCGCCGTCGACATGACCGAGTTCGTCGCGACCGGCCAACTCGACACCGTCGTCGTGGTGTCGCGCGACACGGATTTCAAGCCGGCCGTAGAGGTGGCAAACCGCCACGGACTCCGGACGGTCGCGCTCGCGCCGGGTGAACACGGCCGGTCGGACGCGCTCGCGAACGCGGCACACGCGCACGTGACACTCGGTAGAACAGAGTAG
- the gcvT gene encoding glycine cleavage system aminomethyltransferase GcvT has translation MPLRTPPLRAVHADRGAKFTEFGGWDMPVEFDGIQTEHAAVRSAAGLFDVSHMGQIEVSGPDATELMNRLVSNDVTALDAGDAQYAAITAEDGTMLDDTVVYLLPDGETYLFVPNAGGDDDIFDRWVGHRDRWNFDATVENATEEYAMFALQGPDAVAVADDLADAALDGLSRFTVTDATLAGAECLVARTGYTGEDGVELLASQTDAETVWNAIADTGEGTVQPCGLGARDTLRIEAGFLLAGQDFHPETNPRTPFEAGIDFAVDLDTEFVGRDALAEATDPDERFTGFTLTERGVPRHGYDIVNTDNHVVGTVTSGTMSPTLGEPLGMGYLPTEYAGPGTNLRVVVRGSQKDARVQQLPFYKP, from the coding sequence ATGCCCCTTCGAACGCCGCCGTTGCGTGCGGTACACGCCGACCGAGGCGCGAAATTCACCGAGTTCGGCGGCTGGGACATGCCCGTCGAGTTCGACGGTATCCAGACGGAACACGCGGCCGTCCGGAGTGCGGCCGGACTGTTCGACGTCTCCCACATGGGTCAAATCGAGGTGTCCGGTCCCGACGCGACGGAACTGATGAATCGGCTCGTGAGCAACGACGTGACCGCCCTCGATGCCGGCGACGCGCAGTACGCCGCTATCACGGCCGAGGACGGGACGATGCTCGACGACACCGTCGTCTATCTGCTCCCCGACGGCGAGACGTATCTGTTCGTCCCGAACGCGGGCGGCGACGACGACATCTTCGACCGCTGGGTCGGCCACCGCGACCGGTGGAACTTCGACGCGACCGTCGAGAACGCGACCGAGGAGTACGCCATGTTCGCGCTCCAGGGTCCCGACGCGGTCGCGGTCGCCGACGACCTCGCGGACGCGGCTCTCGACGGTCTCTCGCGGTTTACGGTGACGGACGCGACGCTCGCCGGAGCCGAGTGTCTCGTCGCCCGGACCGGCTACACCGGCGAGGACGGCGTCGAACTCCTGGCTTCACAGACGGACGCCGAGACCGTCTGGAACGCCATCGCCGACACCGGTGAGGGGACGGTCCAGCCGTGTGGACTCGGGGCGCGTGACACACTCCGCATCGAGGCGGGGTTCCTGCTCGCGGGTCAGGATTTCCACCCCGAGACGAATCCGCGCACGCCGTTCGAGGCGGGCATCGACTTCGCGGTCGACTTGGACACCGAGTTCGTCGGCCGGGATGCACTCGCCGAGGCGACCGACCCCGACGAGCGATTCACCGGCTTCACGCTCACCGAGCGAGGCGTACCGCGGCACGGCTACGACATCGTCAACACCGACAACCACGTCGTCGGCACGGTCACCTCGGGCACGATGAGCCCGACGCTCGGCGAGCCGCTCGGGATGGGGTACCTCCCGACCGAGTACGCCGGCCCGGGGACGAACCTGCGGGTGGTCGTCCGCGGTAGCCAGAAGGACGCCCGCGTCCAGCAGCTTCCATTCTACAAACCATGA
- the gcvH gene encoding glycine cleavage system protein GcvH, whose amino-acid sequence MSFDIDTDCRYLESHEWVRPDGDTARIGITDFAQDELGDVVFVELPSEGDDVTKAEEFGVVESIKAVSDLYAPVSGAVVAVNERLFDEPELVNDDPFGDGWMLEVAYEESDLDGLLTAEEYRDQTE is encoded by the coding sequence ATGAGCTTCGACATCGACACCGACTGTCGCTATCTGGAATCACACGAGTGGGTCCGCCCGGACGGAGACACCGCTCGAATCGGCATCACCGACTTCGCACAGGACGAACTCGGCGACGTGGTGTTCGTCGAGCTACCGAGCGAGGGCGACGACGTGACGAAGGCCGAGGAGTTCGGCGTCGTGGAGTCGATCAAGGCGGTTTCCGACCTCTATGCACCTGTCTCCGGTGCGGTCGTCGCGGTGAACGAGCGGCTGTTCGACGAGCCGGAACTCGTCAACGACGACCCGTTCGGCGACGGCTGGATGCTGGAGGTCGCCTACGAGGAATCGGACCTCGACGGCCTGCTCACGGCCGAGGAGTACCGCGACCAGACCGAGTAG
- the gcvPA gene encoding aminomethyl-transferring glycine dehydrogenase subunit GcvPA, with product MSGSPYAPHTTSETTAMLDAVGVDSEEALFDIPESVRFDGEFGIDAKSEQAARRAVASKLADNDDLTEFLGRGHYDHYVPSVVDHLADRSEFITSYTQYQPEVAQGFLQALFEYQSMLVELTGLDVANCSMYDAATALGEAATLADRLRSVSGTRVLVPDLLHEGRRGVLDNYVAGGDLTVETYPTTDGNVDREALAERVDETTAMVYAENPTVRGTIEEGLDTVGDLADEHDALFTLGTDIVALALLEEPASVGADVVVGDGSALGLGSAYGFGLGLFACRGDREFLRQVPGRLVGASEDSDDRRAYTLTLQTREQHIRRERATSNICSNQAWVALRTAMHVASLGPDGLVELANDSVRRARETAARLDALTGVQAPVHDRHHFREFVARVDQPAEAIAADLEAEGYAVHAVGDHEIQVCVTETNEQALDGFVAAVSEVVR from the coding sequence ATGAGCGGTAGCCCGTATGCACCCCACACGACGAGCGAGACGACCGCGATGCTGGACGCCGTCGGCGTCGACAGCGAGGAGGCGCTGTTCGACATTCCGGAGTCGGTCCGCTTCGACGGCGAGTTCGGTATCGACGCGAAGAGCGAACAGGCCGCTCGCCGCGCCGTGGCGTCGAAGCTGGCCGACAACGACGACCTGACCGAGTTCCTCGGGCGGGGCCACTACGACCACTACGTCCCGTCAGTGGTCGACCACCTCGCCGACCGCTCGGAGTTCATCACCTCATACACGCAGTACCAGCCCGAGGTCGCACAGGGGTTCCTGCAGGCGCTGTTCGAGTACCAGTCGATGCTCGTCGAGCTGACCGGGCTCGACGTGGCGAACTGTTCGATGTACGACGCCGCTACGGCCCTCGGCGAGGCCGCGACGCTCGCCGACCGACTGCGCTCGGTGTCGGGCACGCGCGTGCTCGTCCCCGACCTGTTACACGAGGGTCGCCGCGGCGTCCTCGACAACTACGTCGCCGGCGGCGACCTCACCGTCGAGACGTACCCGACGACGGACGGAAACGTCGACCGCGAGGCGCTCGCCGAACGGGTCGACGAGACGACCGCGATGGTGTACGCCGAGAACCCGACCGTCCGGGGCACCATCGAGGAGGGTCTCGACACCGTCGGTGACCTCGCCGACGAACACGACGCGCTGTTCACCCTCGGAACCGATATCGTCGCGCTCGCGCTGCTCGAAGAGCCGGCGAGCGTCGGGGCCGACGTGGTCGTCGGCGACGGGAGCGCGCTCGGTCTCGGCTCCGCCTACGGCTTCGGACTCGGACTGTTCGCCTGCCGCGGGGACAGAGAGTTCCTCCGGCAAGTACCGGGACGACTCGTCGGCGCGAGCGAGGACAGCGACGACCGGCGCGCCTACACGCTGACGCTCCAGACGCGCGAACAGCACATCCGTCGTGAACGGGCCACCTCGAACATCTGCTCGAATCAGGCGTGGGTCGCACTCCGGACGGCGATGCACGTCGCCTCCCTCGGGCCGGACGGACTCGTGGAACTGGCAAACGACAGCGTCCGCCGCGCCCGCGAGACAGCCGCCCGACTCGATGCGCTCACAGGCGTACAGGCCCCGGTTCACGACCGCCACCACTTCCGCGAGTTCGTCGCGCGCGTCGACCAGCCGGCGGAGGCAATCGCCGCCGACCTCGAAGCCGAGGGGTACGCCGTCCACGCCGTCGGCGACCACGAGATTCAGGTCTGCGTGACGGAGACGAACGAGCAGGCACTCGACGGCTTCGTCGCGGCCGTCTCGGAGGTGGTTCGGTGA
- the gcvPB gene encoding aminomethyl-transferring glycine dehydrogenase subunit GcvPB, which yields MLSEKGSETVEVDSELPDDLTRDSLALPNPSEPELARHYTRLSEMNYGVESGPFPLGSCTMKYNPKFTEDLAARSDASIHPDRSERSTQGTLGLLHELQTYLADIGGMDAVTLQPPAGAAGEFTGILVAKAYHEANGDERSEVIIPESAHGTNFATAAMAGYDVVSLPSNDAGRVDTEALEAALSEETAALMLTNPNTLGLFERDIEEIAEMVHDAGGILYYDGANLNALLGRARPGDMGFDVMHYNVHKTFATPHGGGGPGAGPVGVTEELTEFLPDPHVRATETGYETYTPDSSIGKVHGYDGNWLVLLKAHAYITRLGDAGLADASAKAVLNANYLAEQIDYEIPFGPFHHEFVASAGEQDAADAAKRMLDFGVHPPTTKWPEIVPEALMTEPTEIESKRTLDQLAAAFNAASASDTDTIEHAPSRTAAGRIDQTSAARNPRLSWQALEEEE from the coding sequence CTGCTCTCGGAGAAGGGCTCCGAGACCGTCGAGGTGGACTCCGAGCTTCCGGACGACCTGACGCGCGACTCGCTGGCACTCCCGAATCCGTCCGAGCCGGAACTCGCGCGCCACTACACCCGGCTCTCGGAGATGAACTACGGCGTCGAGTCCGGTCCGTTCCCGCTCGGCTCCTGTACGATGAAGTACAACCCGAAGTTCACCGAGGACCTCGCGGCGCGGTCGGACGCCTCGATTCACCCGGACCGCTCCGAGCGGAGCACGCAGGGGACGCTCGGACTCCTGCACGAGCTTCAGACGTATCTCGCCGACATCGGTGGCATGGACGCCGTCACCCTCCAGCCACCTGCCGGTGCGGCGGGTGAGTTCACGGGCATCCTCGTCGCGAAGGCGTACCACGAAGCCAACGGCGACGAGCGCAGCGAGGTCATCATCCCGGAGTCGGCCCACGGGACGAACTTCGCGACCGCCGCGATGGCCGGCTACGACGTGGTCTCGCTCCCCTCGAACGATGCGGGACGCGTCGACACCGAGGCGCTGGAGGCAGCACTCTCCGAGGAGACGGCTGCGCTCATGTTGACGAATCCGAACACGCTCGGCCTGTTCGAGCGGGACATCGAGGAGATCGCCGAGATGGTCCACGACGCCGGCGGTATCCTCTACTACGACGGCGCGAACCTGAACGCCTTACTCGGGCGTGCACGCCCCGGCGACATGGGGTTCGACGTGATGCACTACAACGTCCACAAGACGTTCGCGACGCCCCACGGCGGCGGTGGCCCCGGAGCCGGCCCGGTCGGCGTGACCGAGGAACTCACGGAGTTCCTGCCGGACCCACACGTCCGCGCAACGGAGACGGGCTACGAGACCTACACGCCCGACAGCTCGATTGGGAAGGTCCACGGCTACGACGGCAACTGGCTCGTCCTGCTGAAGGCCCACGCATACATCACCCGGCTCGGCGACGCGGGCCTCGCTGACGCGAGTGCGAAGGCCGTGCTCAACGCCAACTATCTGGCAGAGCAGATCGACTACGAGATCCCGTTCGGCCCCTTCCACCACGAGTTCGTCGCGTCGGCGGGCGAGCAGGACGCCGCCGACGCCGCAAAGCGGATGCTCGATTTCGGCGTCCATCCCCCGACGACGAAGTGGCCCGAAATCGTTCCCGAGGCGCTGATGACGGAACCGACCGAAATCGAGTCGAAGCGCACGCTCGACCAGCTCGCGGCGGCGTTCAACGCGGCGAGCGCCAGCGACACCGACACCATCGAGCACGCGCCGAGCCGCACCGCTGCCGGGCGTATCGACCAGACGAGCGCGGCGCGGAACCCACGGCTCTCGTGGCAGGCGCTCGAAGAAGAGGAGTAG
- a CDS encoding DUF7838 family putative zinc beta-ribbon protein codes for MSLELDRDCPECGEEKTFYRAAAMKVHLGTKVKWHCPDCEYGFVRIANGGTAVDTNAA; via the coding sequence ATGAGCCTCGAACTCGACCGCGACTGCCCGGAGTGTGGCGAGGAGAAGACGTTCTACCGTGCGGCCGCGATGAAGGTCCATCTCGGCACGAAGGTGAAGTGGCACTGCCCGGATTGTGAGTACGGGTTCGTCCGTATCGCGAACGGCGGGACGGCGGTCGACACGAACGCCGCGTAA